One genomic region from Candidatus Bathyarchaeia archaeon encodes:
- a CDS encoding putative RNA uridine N3 methyltransferase — protein sequence MRRKNIAVAIPASVVSDTPHLREKTSKIGLIGRAAAIFGIEEIIIYRDELKLNQKADMDLIATLLSYMETPQYLRKKLFKLKPELRYAGILPPLRTPHHPLGKKAKKLKVGEYREGVTVAASKNGMLADIGVDKPALIPEARLPFGRRVTVKIIDVNKHVVASLVSRDEIPHYWGYKVTVWEDSFGKLVKRRPFDLRIATSKYGALFTDVKERIIERWKTAEKILMAFGAPTRGLYEIAKQEGLNLDQIVDFVVNTIPGQSTETVRTEEALIASLAVFNGTLGFKV from the coding sequence TTGCGGAGAAAAAATATAGCAGTAGCCATTCCAGCGTCCGTTGTTTCCGATACTCCTCATCTTCGAGAAAAAACCTCAAAAATAGGTTTGATTGGGAGAGCTGCTGCCATTTTCGGGATTGAAGAAATAATAATTTATAGGGATGAATTGAAGCTCAATCAAAAAGCAGACATGGATTTAATCGCTACACTGCTCAGTTACATGGAAACTCCGCAGTATCTGCGCAAGAAACTTTTCAAGCTTAAACCCGAACTGCGCTATGCTGGCATTCTTCCGCCTTTAAGGACACCACATCATCCCTTGGGCAAAAAGGCAAAAAAACTAAAGGTTGGTGAATACCGGGAAGGCGTCACTGTGGCGGCTTCAAAGAACGGCATGCTTGCAGATATAGGTGTGGACAAACCCGCCCTAATTCCAGAGGCGCGTTTGCCTTTCGGAAGGCGAGTAACCGTGAAAATAATTGATGTAAACAAGCATGTTGTGGCAAGTCTTGTAAGTCGTGATGAAATCCCCCATTATTGGGGGTATAAAGTAACCGTTTGGGAAGATTCCTTCGGAAAACTGGTGAAGAGAAGACCATTCGACTTGAGAATAGCCACATCAAAATACGGTGCCCTTTTCACAGACGTTAAGGAAAGAATTATTGAAAGATGGAAAACCGCAGAGAAAATACTAATGGCCTTTGGAGCGCCAACAAGGGGGCTGTACGAAATAGCAAAACAGGAAGGACTAAACCTTGACCAAATCGTTGATTTTGTCGTTAACACAATTCCTGGGCAGTCAACGGAAACTGTGCGAACTGAGGAGGCGCTTATTGCTTCTTTAGCAGTTTTCAATGGCACTTTAGGGTTTAAGGTTTAA
- a CDS encoding DUF523 domain-containing protein: protein MKLCSACLLGIKCRYDGRDAFNEKVIMLLKTEILIPVCPEQLGGLPTPREPAEIREGKVITRSGRDLTENFKRGAEEVLKIAKLFGINEAVLKQGSPSCGCGRIYNGTFSGKIIKGDGITAALLKKHGIKVITEEDL from the coding sequence ATGAAACTTTGCAGCGCTTGCTTGTTAGGAATAAAATGCAGGTACGACGGAAGAGACGCTTTTAATGAAAAAGTTATAATGCTGCTGAAAACTGAAATCCTTATACCCGTTTGCCCGGAACAGCTAGGCGGCTTACCAACACCAAGAGAACCAGCAGAAATCAGAGAAGGAAAGGTGATCACAAGGTCTGGAAGGGACTTAACAGAAAACTTCAAGCGTGGAGCCGAAGAAGTTTTGAAAATCGCGAAATTGTTCGGCATAAATGAGGCTGTGCTAAAACAGGGAAGTCCATCATGTGGCTGCGGGCGCATTTATAATGGTACATTTTCTGGCAAGATTATAAAAGGCGATGGAATCACCGCAGCCTTGCTCAAAAAGCATGGGATTAAAGTGATAACCGAGGAAGACCTATAG
- the rpl12p gene encoding 50S ribosomal protein P1, whose amino-acid sequence MEYIYAAMLLHKAGKQINEENLTQVLTAAGINVDAVRVKALVASLAEVNIDEVIKSAPTFMAAPVTAPAAAAPAAEAKPKEEEKKKKEEEEKAREEAALEGLGALFG is encoded by the coding sequence ATGGAATACATTTACGCTGCAATGCTCCTCCACAAAGCTGGAAAACAAATAAACGAAGAAAACCTAACACAGGTTCTGACCGCAGCAGGAATAAACGTTGACGCCGTCAGAGTTAAAGCCCTAGTAGCCTCACTCGCAGAGGTCAACATAGACGAAGTTATAAAGTCAGCACCAACATTTATGGCAGCACCAGTTACTGCACCAGCAGCCGCAGCACCAGCAGCGGAAGCTAAGCCGAAAGAGGAAGAGAAGAAAAAGAAGGAAGAAGAAGAGAAAGCCAGAGAAGAGGCAGCGCTTGAGGGGCTTGGAGCACTCTTCGGCTAA
- a CDS encoding 50S ribosomal protein L10 produces MKEKIDEVEEITKILKQYRVVGIASLQKVRASQLQEFKKKLAADVYMRVVKNTLMKRAIENCKEKQGLEKLEKYLTGPNVFLFTNLNPFKLALLLEKGKVRLTAKAGDIASFDVIVPAGNTGQPPGPIISQLNAVGLPTRIEAGSVWITKDTLVARKGEVISDKLASVLSKLGIKPVEAGLIMKAVYDEGLIIEGEQLKIDLEETKKQFESAHAEAFKLSIGVAYPTKENVQVLIHIAHQEAYSLSLGAAIPTKETIKDLIKKAYAEMLSLSMRIPNLGEETKQS; encoded by the coding sequence TTGAAAGAAAAAATCGACGAGGTCGAAGAAATAACAAAAATTCTTAAACAATATAGAGTGGTGGGCATAGCAAGCCTCCAGAAGGTTAGGGCTTCCCAGCTCCAAGAGTTTAAGAAAAAGTTGGCGGCAGACGTTTACATGCGAGTCGTAAAGAACACATTAATGAAAAGAGCTATTGAAAACTGTAAAGAAAAACAGGGACTGGAAAAACTGGAGAAATACTTGACAGGACCAAATGTCTTCCTCTTCACAAACTTAAACCCATTTAAATTGGCGTTGCTTCTTGAAAAGGGAAAAGTTCGCCTAACAGCAAAGGCGGGTGATATAGCTTCTTTCGATGTCATAGTTCCAGCGGGAAATACTGGACAACCTCCAGGACCAATAATAAGCCAGTTGAACGCTGTGGGTTTGCCGACAAGAATTGAGGCTGGAAGCGTGTGGATAACAAAAGACACTTTGGTGGCGCGCAAAGGCGAAGTAATTTCCGACAAACTTGCAAGCGTTTTGTCGAAACTTGGAATAAAACCCGTTGAAGCAGGTCTCATAATGAAGGCTGTATACGACGAAGGCTTAATCATAGAAGGAGAACAGCTCAAAATAGATTTAGAGGAAACCAAGAAACAGTTTGAATCTGCCCATGCTGAAGCCTTTAAACTGTCAATAGGTGTGGCTTACCCGACAAAGGAAAATGTACAAGTCTTAATCCACATCGCCCACCAAGAGGCGTATTCTCTCTCGCTAGGTGCAGCTATACCAACCAAAGAAACAATAAAAGACCTTATCAAGAAGGCTTATGCCGAAATGTTAAGCTTAAGTATGAGAATTCCCAATTTGGGAGAGGAAACGAAGCAAAGTTAA
- a CDS encoding 50S ribosomal protein L1, producing the protein MPIEQKTLLSALKEAKEKSGKRNFTQSVELILNLQDIDMKSPEGRLQENVELPYPPPEKTNKICVIATGELALKAKRANADLVLDRAELEGLAGKKKDLRKLANEYDFFIAEAPLMPLVGKVLGPALGPRGKMPIPVPPTADIESLLNKYRRTIVVRMRNQPVIQCRVGTENMKEEELAENIQAVLRVVEGKLKRGMKNIKSVCIKTTMGTPVKIKL; encoded by the coding sequence ATGCCAATAGAACAGAAAACACTGCTTTCAGCCTTAAAAGAGGCAAAAGAGAAAAGCGGTAAGAGAAACTTCACCCAGTCAGTTGAGCTTATCTTGAACTTACAAGACATTGACATGAAATCCCCGGAAGGAAGGCTTCAAGAAAACGTGGAGTTGCCCTATCCGCCACCAGAGAAAACAAACAAGATCTGCGTAATTGCCACTGGCGAACTTGCTCTTAAAGCGAAAAGGGCTAATGCAGACCTAGTGCTGGATAGGGCTGAACTTGAAGGATTAGCTGGAAAGAAGAAGGACTTGCGGAAACTAGCCAATGAATACGACTTCTTCATAGCTGAAGCCCCCCTAATGCCACTGGTAGGTAAGGTTTTAGGCCCCGCCCTTGGACCGAGAGGAAAAATGCCCATACCAGTTCCGCCAACAGCAGACATTGAAAGTTTGCTAAACAAGTACCGCAGAACAATCGTTGTTAGAATGCGCAACCAGCCAGTAATCCAGTGCCGAGTTGGGACGGAAAACATGAAAGAGGAAGAGCTAGCTGAAAACATACAAGCAGTCTTAAGGGTTGTTGAGGGGAAACTGAAAAGGGGAATGAAAAACATTAAATCAGTCTGCATAAAAACAACCATGGGCACACCAGTAAAGATTAAGCTATAA
- a CDS encoding 50S ribosomal protein L11, whose amino-acid sequence MSEKKVVELLVSGGQATAGPPLGPALGPLGVNVMAVVNKINELTKDYAGMKVPVKVTVDPETKTFEVSVGTPTASALIVSELKIEKGSGNPKAQKVGNLTMQQLIRIAKIKRPELLSKTLKSAAKEILGTCVSMGVTVEGKDPKEVMREIDEGKYDKIFAESEA is encoded by the coding sequence ATGAGCGAGAAAAAAGTTGTGGAGTTGCTTGTAAGCGGAGGCCAAGCAACGGCTGGTCCGCCATTAGGTCCGGCGCTGGGACCTCTTGGCGTTAACGTCATGGCTGTGGTGAACAAGATTAATGAGCTTACAAAGGATTATGCTGGAATGAAGGTTCCAGTGAAGGTCACCGTTGACCCTGAAACAAAAACCTTCGAAGTTAGTGTCGGAACGCCTACAGCCTCAGCCCTCATTGTCAGCGAGTTAAAAATTGAGAAAGGTTCTGGAAACCCAAAGGCACAGAAGGTTGGAAATTTAACAATGCAGCAGCTTATCCGCATAGCGAAGATAAAGCGTCCAGAGCTGCTTTCGAAGACGCTGAAATCTGCGGCTAAGGAAATCCTTGGAACATGCGTCAGTATGGGTGTAACCGTAGAGGGGAAGGACCCGAAAGAGGTTATGCGGGAAATCGACGAGGGGAAATATGACAAAATATTTGCTGAGAGCGAAGCGTAA
- a CDS encoding transcription elongation factor Spt5, with protein sequence MEKIPTKIFAVRTTTGQERNVAKLVAARIEMNKIPIKAILVPDTLRGYIFMEAEGPHFVEQAIAGIKHVRSRVPDFVSFSEIEKYVVRKPIIEELHENDIVEVTDGPFKGMRAKITRIDRTKEEVTLELLEATFTLPITVHSDYVKLVEKAKTEGGA encoded by the coding sequence TTGGAAAAAATACCCACAAAAATTTTCGCCGTAAGAACCACGACTGGCCAAGAAAGAAATGTAGCCAAGCTCGTTGCAGCAAGAATAGAAATGAACAAAATACCAATAAAAGCCATTCTCGTTCCAGACACGTTGAGGGGTTATATTTTCATGGAGGCAGAAGGCCCCCACTTTGTTGAGCAAGCCATAGCTGGCATAAAGCACGTCAGATCAAGAGTTCCGGACTTCGTTAGCTTTTCTGAAATTGAAAAGTATGTTGTTAGAAAACCCATCATAGAAGAGTTACATGAAAACGACATAGTTGAAGTTACAGACGGCCCCTTCAAAGGGATGCGGGCTAAAATCACTCGCATCGATAGAACAAAGGAGGAAGTAACGCTGGAGCTTCTTGAAGCCACTTTTACGCTTCCAATAACTGTTCATTCAGATTATGTTAAGCTTGTTGAAAAAGCAAAGACTGAGGGAGGCGCATAA
- a CDS encoding protein translocase SEC61 complex subunit gamma — MDRKVNRNACLSVSNRNLLVGEMGLRSFLSQCARTLKLAVKPGRSELWLSIKICFLGIGAVGLIGFIIAMLTRLIPF; from the coding sequence TTGGATAGAAAAGTTAATAGAAATGCGTGTTTATCTGTATCAAATCGCAATTTGCTGGTTGGCGAAATGGGTTTAAGGTCCTTCCTATCCCAATGCGCAAGAACATTAAAACTTGCAGTCAAGCCGGGAAGAAGCGAGCTGTGGCTATCGATAAAAATATGCTTCTTAGGCATAGGAGCCGTTGGACTAATAGGCTTTATAATAGCCATGCTGACGAGGCTAATACCGTTTTAA
- a CDS encoding D-aminoacyl-tRNA deacylase, protein MIVASTKDLASVNITKQILGNYPFKLVKEGVYNAEVHGRKVELVILSEELVYAQNIAILHPSIDLVIFVSRHSSLSGTPTLSVHTPGNLGDADLGGIPRKVSIAPAAAMKTALSTMAQLVEERRLNYKVSYECTHHGPSLDVPAMFAELGSTPKDWEDLKAAEVVAHATMRAVADFDKQASMVVLGIGGPHYNEKFTKMALKDDIAFGHIVPKYAAAKIDEAILRQCAERTLEKVEFAVLDWKGIKGEDKPNIVQLLNKIGLKFQKV, encoded by the coding sequence TTGATCGTTGCTTCGACAAAGGACTTGGCAAGCGTAAACATTACAAAACAGATTTTAGGCAACTACCCTTTTAAGCTGGTCAAAGAGGGAGTTTACAACGCTGAAGTTCATGGTCGAAAAGTTGAACTTGTAATATTGAGTGAGGAGTTAGTTTATGCACAGAACATCGCAATACTTCACCCTTCAATAGACCTTGTTATTTTTGTTTCAAGGCATAGTAGTCTAAGTGGGACACCAACGCTGTCGGTGCATACCCCCGGAAACCTTGGAGATGCGGACTTGGGGGGAATCCCGAGAAAGGTGTCCATAGCTCCGGCCGCTGCTATGAAAACGGCGCTGAGCACTATGGCGCAGCTCGTTGAAGAAAGGCGTTTAAATTATAAAGTCTCCTACGAGTGTACCCACCATGGTCCATCATTGGATGTGCCGGCAATGTTCGCCGAATTAGGAAGCACCCCAAAAGACTGGGAAGATCTAAAGGCGGCGGAAGTTGTTGCACACGCCACTATGAGGGCAGTAGCAGATTTTGACAAGCAGGCCAGCATGGTTGTACTTGGCATCGGAGGACCACATTACAACGAAAAATTTACTAAAATGGCTTTGAAGGATGATATAGCCTTTGGCCACATCGTTCCAAAATATGCTGCTGCCAAGATTGATGAGGCTATTTTGAGGCAGTGTGCTGAAAGAACTTTGGAAAAGGTTGAGTTTGCTGTTTTGGACTGGAAGGGAATAAAGGGCGAAGACAAGCCGAATATTGTTCAGCTGCTTAATAAGATAGGGCTGAAATTCCAAAAAGTTTAA
- a CDS encoding ornithine carbamoyltransferase, which yields MHLINFKNLSGQQLLEIIDKAIEVKQNPEKYQRALDGKSLAMIFQKTSTRTRVSFEVAMTQLGGHALYIDWRTTNFTIADIYDETQYLSRNVDCIMARLLRNADLQVMAKASRVPVINGCDEKYHPSQAIADLMTMKEKKGKLKGLKLVYIGVHNNVCNSLIEGCTKTGVKITTVTPIFNEPSRDDELLEEAKKTGLYETTLDVKEAVKDADFVYTDTWVDMEFFTDPKFAAEKEKRIKLMMPYQINKELLRGSGAYIMHDMPIHRGYEISADIIESPNSIIYEQSENRLYSAKAILLKLLEKF from the coding sequence ATGCATCTAATTAACTTCAAAAATTTGTCTGGGCAACAACTTTTGGAGATAATTGATAAGGCCATTGAGGTGAAGCAAAACCCAGAAAAATATCAAAGGGCTTTGGATGGCAAATCACTGGCCATGATATTTCAGAAAACCTCCACACGAACCAGGGTCTCTTTTGAGGTTGCCATGACACAGCTTGGGGGCCATGCACTTTACATCGATTGGAGAACAACAAACTTTACAATAGCCGACATATACGACGAAACACAATACTTGTCTCGAAATGTTGACTGCATAATGGCAAGGCTTCTGCGAAACGCCGACCTACAAGTAATGGCTAAAGCCTCCCGTGTTCCGGTAATAAATGGTTGCGATGAAAAATATCATCCAAGCCAAGCAATAGCAGACCTAATGACCATGAAGGAGAAGAAAGGCAAGCTGAAGGGTTTAAAGCTTGTTTACATAGGGGTTCATAACAACGTCTGCAACTCCCTCATCGAAGGATGCACAAAAACAGGTGTGAAAATAACCACTGTAACGCCAATTTTCAATGAACCTTCAAGGGACGATGAACTTTTAGAGGAGGCTAAGAAAACCGGACTTTATGAGACCACATTGGACGTTAAGGAAGCCGTAAAGGACGCGGACTTCGTTTACACTGACACATGGGTTGACATGGAATTTTTCACAGATCCGAAGTTCGCCGCTGAAAAGGAAAAGCGCATCAAACTTATGATGCCATATCAAATAAATAAGGAGCTACTGCGGGGAAGCGGCGCCTACATAATGCATGACATGCCAATCCACAGAGGCTACGAGATAAGCGCAGACATCATAGAGAGCCCAAACTCGATTATCTATGAGCAAAGCGAGAATCGCCTCTACTCAGCGAAAGCTATACTGCTTAAACTGCTTGAAAAATTCTAA
- a CDS encoding DUF3795 domain-containing protein, producing the protein MKNSKLEHHVVDNLKTTDWNLVAPCGLYCGECTGLLRGECEGCRSGKGLSKEYQKYCKIYKCAASKNLTICLDCKSFPCKPFDFFKAETLESSAWFLDVWCNMKQMKEKGVSKFLKAKEKWLTKRRACAAKRGIKYCDECKHWPCELLKREVLIPMDLQKFKESMSKI; encoded by the coding sequence TTGAAAAATTCTAAGTTAGAGCACCATGTGGTTGACAACTTGAAAACAACAGATTGGAATCTTGTTGCTCCCTGTGGTCTTTACTGTGGCGAGTGTACTGGCTTACTCAGAGGCGAGTGTGAGGGTTGCAGAAGCGGTAAAGGCTTAAGCAAAGAATATCAAAAATACTGCAAGATCTACAAATGTGCAGCTAGCAAAAACCTTACAATATGTTTAGACTGCAAAAGTTTCCCATGCAAGCCTTTCGATTTCTTCAAAGCAGAAACATTAGAGTCAAGTGCATGGTTTTTAGACGTTTGGTGTAACATGAAGCAAATGAAAGAAAAGGGTGTTTCAAAGTTTCTTAAAGCTAAGGAAAAGTGGTTGACGAAAAGAAGAGCGTGTGCCGCAAAGAGGGGAATTAAATACTGTGATGAATGTAAACATTGGCCATGCGAACTGTTAAAGAGGGAGGTTCTCATCCCGATGGATTTGCAAAAGTTTAAGGAGTCTATGTCCAAAATTTGA
- the speD gene encoding adenosylmethionine decarboxylase, with protein MGIHIIAEFRGVDPRKISRVEELRVVLDRVVAKSGLHVISSSFHQFEPYGVSAIYLLSESHLSVHTWPEYGYMALDIFTCGDDGPALKAFELLLEEFQPKSVEKRVIRRDIVGEVGSQNTP; from the coding sequence ATGGGCATCCACATTATCGCCGAATTTCGGGGTGTGGATCCCCGGAAGATTTCAAGAGTGGAAGAGCTTCGGGTGGTTTTGGATAGGGTAGTTGCTAAATCTGGTTTGCATGTTATTTCTTCAAGTTTTCATCAGTTTGAGCCTTATGGGGTTTCCGCCATTTATCTCTTAAGCGAGTCGCACTTAAGTGTTCACACATGGCCTGAGTATGGTTATATGGCTTTAGATATTTTCACATGTGGTGATGACGGTCCGGCCTTAAAGGCTTTTGAATTGTTGCTGGAGGAGTTTCAGCCCAAAAGTGTTGAGAAACGTGTTATTAGGAGGGATATTGTTGGAGAGGTTGGAAGCCAGAATACTCCGTGA
- a CDS encoding bis-aminopropyl spermidine synthase family protein, with product MERLEARILRELAVSRKTFWELLDKTNSPLKDFVTALKRLNSERLIGADKNGFYITEKGKEKISPRSLDFEGKICPSCLGKRIIPEAKFKEVLEKFKKIAEKRPSPSLNFFQGYMLEQDVVARAALMHYYGDLDQKEIVLIGDDDLLSIALALTGLPSRITVLDIDKRLGDFLQEVNKDYGFNIEFVEYNVAEPLPKELRRKFDTFSSEPLETVSGLKAFITRGVACLKESGVGYFGLTHYEASLKKWLVVQKLLAKMNCVITDIIQGFSVYPMDYGTANYEEFAYDLGFKVGKNPGINWYKSALFRFEVLGVAKLPAEADRRLRIKFIDINEDLTHPKLHKEILKKLNVSSGALQ from the coding sequence TTGGAGAGGTTGGAAGCCAGAATACTCCGTGAACTTGCAGTTTCAAGGAAAACCTTCTGGGAGCTTCTGGACAAGACTAACAGCCCCTTGAAGGACTTTGTAACAGCGCTTAAAAGACTAAATAGCGAAAGACTCATCGGCGCTGATAAAAATGGCTTCTATATAACCGAGAAGGGCAAAGAAAAAATCAGCCCAAGAAGCCTAGACTTTGAGGGAAAAATCTGCCCTTCATGCCTTGGCAAACGGATAATTCCCGAGGCAAAGTTCAAGGAAGTTCTCGAAAAGTTCAAGAAGATTGCTGAAAAAAGGCCAAGTCCCTCCCTTAACTTTTTCCAGGGTTACATGCTTGAGCAAGACGTGGTTGCGCGGGCAGCCCTAATGCACTATTATGGGGACCTAGATCAAAAAGAAATCGTTTTGATTGGTGATGACGACCTATTGAGCATTGCCTTAGCCTTAACTGGTTTGCCTTCCCGCATAACTGTCTTAGACATTGACAAGCGGTTGGGCGATTTCTTGCAAGAAGTCAATAAGGATTATGGCTTTAACATAGAATTTGTTGAATACAATGTGGCTGAACCGTTGCCGAAGGAGCTTCGAAGGAAATTCGATACATTCTCTTCGGAGCCTCTCGAAACGGTTTCTGGCTTAAAGGCTTTTATAACGAGGGGTGTAGCTTGCCTCAAAGAAAGCGGCGTGGGATATTTTGGTTTAACCCATTACGAAGCCTCGTTGAAAAAGTGGCTGGTTGTTCAGAAGTTGCTTGCCAAAATGAACTGTGTAATCACGGACATTATTCAAGGCTTTTCCGTGTACCCGATGGATTATGGCACTGCCAACTACGAAGAGTTCGCCTATGATTTGGGCTTTAAGGTGGGCAAAAATCCGGGAATTAACTGGTATAAATCGGCTTTGTTTAGGTTTGAAGTGCTTGGTGTTGCAAAACTTCCAGCAGAGGCGGATCGAAGATTGAGAATTAAGTTCATTGATATTAATGAAGATTTGACTCATCCGAAATTGCACAAAGAAATTCTCAAGAAATTAAATGTTTCCAGCGGAGCGTTGCAATAG
- a CDS encoding GNAT family N-acetyltransferase, translating to MSPSKAKSSSGSLVDVKIRHANEEDLQEIVKLSKKLGRDESAMDSMISPLPSEFQSPSWLLKNIKGENTVVFVAEVEGKIVGYSLGWVSQPWAYKGKRGYICDCFVEKSYRRRGIGKALVKAMLDWFIDRGVECVEADVYSNNIPSLKLFKKLGFEEIFKRLRFTVDKHRQ from the coding sequence ATGTCGCCCAGCAAAGCGAAATCCTCAAGCGGTTCTCTTGTAGATGTGAAGATTCGTCATGCCAATGAAGAGGATTTACAGGAGATTGTTAAGCTTTCGAAAAAGCTTGGAAGGGACGAGAGCGCTATGGACTCTATGATTTCTCCACTGCCTAGTGAGTTTCAAAGTCCAAGCTGGCTTCTCAAGAACATAAAGGGCGAGAACACTGTTGTTTTTGTCGCCGAAGTTGAAGGGAAAATCGTTGGCTACTCACTTGGCTGGGTTAGCCAGCCTTGGGCTTATAAGGGTAAGAGGGGCTATATATGTGACTGTTTTGTTGAAAAATCTTACAGAAGACGCGGCATCGGTAAGGCGCTTGTAAAAGCCATGCTCGATTGGTTCATAGACAGGGGCGTAGAATGCGTGGAGGCCGACGTCTACTCTAACAACATTCCATCCCTAAAACTGTTTAAGAAGTTAGGCTTTGAAGAAATTTTTAAGCGGCTACGTTTCACAGTAGATAAGCATAGACAATAG
- the ftsY gene encoding signal recognition particle-docking protein FtsY, whose translation MFERLKSGLSSLISKITTTELKPENLRQILSEFKLNLIENDVAVPVAERICEEIEKRLNGVQVKRLEDKKKVVEQHLREVLLGVMRTNSKIDLFKAIEEKRKQKEPFVIVFVGINGTGKTTTIAKVAKLLNNNGYTVVLACSDTYRAGSIEQLETHAKRLGIRMIKHKYGADPAAVAYDAISHAKAHGIHAVLIDTAGRMQTNRNLMSELAKIKRVVNPDLTILTVDSLTGNDAVMQAEEFHKSVGIDATILTKVDADIKGGSALSVTYVTQKPILFVGTGQRYEDLEEFQPEKFVDMILK comes from the coding sequence ATGTTTGAGAGGCTTAAGTCTGGCTTAAGCAGTCTAATAAGCAAGATTACAACAACAGAGCTTAAACCCGAAAACCTCCGACAAATACTTTCAGAGTTTAAGCTAAATCTGATAGAGAACGACGTTGCAGTTCCTGTGGCAGAACGCATATGCGAAGAAATAGAAAAACGCTTGAACGGGGTTCAGGTCAAAAGGCTTGAGGACAAAAAGAAGGTTGTGGAGCAGCACCTCCGTGAAGTACTCTTAGGGGTTATGCGCACAAACAGCAAAATAGACTTGTTTAAAGCAATTGAGGAAAAAAGAAAACAAAAGGAGCCCTTTGTCATCGTTTTTGTTGGAATAAACGGCACTGGAAAAACAACGACAATAGCCAAGGTTGCCAAACTCCTGAACAATAATGGTTATACTGTTGTACTTGCTTGTAGTGACACCTACCGAGCAGGCTCAATTGAACAGTTGGAAACTCACGCTAAGCGTTTAGGCATACGAATGATAAAGCACAAGTATGGTGCAGACCCAGCGGCTGTAGCTTATGATGCAATAAGCCATGCAAAGGCTCACGGAATTCACGCTGTCTTGATAGATACTGCGGGTCGGATGCAGACAAACCGCAACTTAATGAGTGAACTTGCAAAAATTAAGCGGGTTGTAAACCCTGACCTAACTATCTTAACGGTCGACTCTTTAACCGGCAATGATGCAGTAATGCAAGCAGAAGAATTTCACAAAAGTGTTGGCATAGACGCAACAATTCTGACGAAGGTGGATGCTGACATTAAAGGCGGTTCAGCCTTAAGTGTAACATACGTCACACAAAAACCCATCTTGTTTGTTGGAACCGGACAAAGATATGAGGATTTAGAGGAGTTTCAGCCTGAAAAATTTGTGGACATGATACTGAAATAA
- the pfdA gene encoding prefoldin subunit alpha, whose product MAAKAEEELRRLSVEIRILEQTAEALQSRINMINAVITDLTYANMTLEGLEKQKENAELLVPIGGNSYIKARLETPDKVTVGIGAGVSVEKTLQEAKEIIRKKLEELEKSRTSLQQQFSQVVDRINEDRERFEELASHLRKESS is encoded by the coding sequence TTGGCGGCAAAAGCTGAAGAAGAGCTTAGAAGATTAAGCGTTGAAATTCGCATTTTAGAACAGACAGCGGAAGCCCTGCAATCGCGAATAAACATGATAAATGCGGTAATAACGGACTTGACTTATGCAAACATGACTTTGGAAGGCTTAGAAAAGCAGAAGGAGAACGCGGAGCTTCTGGTCCCGATAGGTGGCAATTCCTACATAAAAGCGAGGCTTGAAACTCCTGACAAGGTAACCGTGGGAATTGGAGCTGGCGTCTCGGTTGAGAAAACTTTGCAAGAAGCCAAGGAGATAATTAGGAAAAAGCTTGAAGAGTTGGAGAAGAGTAGGACGTCCCTCCAGCAGCAGTTTTCACAAGTTGTTGATAGAATAAATGAAGATAGGGAACGATTTGAGGAGTTGGCGTCCCATTTAAGAAAGGAGTCTTCCTAA
- the rpl18a gene encoding 50S ribosomal protein L18Ae has product MSKVKVFRVTGEIRKPNLKTHFRKEVIAVKPEHAIEKVYTELGSKHRVKRFHIKITSVDEISLQEIEDPLIRKMVVGEI; this is encoded by the coding sequence ATGAGCAAAGTGAAAGTTTTTAGAGTTACGGGCGAAATTAGAAAACCAAATCTGAAAACCCATTTCAGAAAAGAGGTCATAGCAGTTAAGCCCGAACACGCCATAGAAAAAGTCTATACTGAACTGGGCAGCAAACACCGCGTTAAACGCTTCCACATAAAAATAACCAGCGTTGACGAAATCTCGCTACAAGAAATTGAAGACCCATTGATAAGGAAGATGGTAGTAGGGGAAATATAA